The Mesorhizobium sp. CAU 1732 genome includes a region encoding these proteins:
- a CDS encoding alpha/beta hydrolase: MVNSVSPVSRADVFKAFQTSKPGKRQAFVFVHGYNTPFDRAVFRFAQLSMPTPCQSYSPGRRVGACSMGLKRPRITLFVSQNDRALRLSRLIARGGTRLGAIALSREEYRRQLVGLSDVTVLDLSALSSGDRIDHALYANSPAAVRLIGDRLLHGQVFDDWAAADAGMALDAMGSAGIMSNTTTTLLVIPIGMKAAESMDISPHPVLKSLCIAGAAAFLTPIATTCNMLVMGPGDTYSVTTGSLDCRSQSGSPLSRYFSCRSSAVQTSPDHDRWKQAERLCEEFFLPQSAMTMVYMGPAAQFLDAPPIAITL; the protein is encoded by the coding sequence GTGGTCAATTCCGTTAGTCCGGTTTCTCGGGCCGATGTCTTCAAAGCGTTTCAGACGAGCAAGCCGGGAAAGCGGCAGGCCTTCGTCTTCGTGCACGGATATAACACGCCCTTCGACAGGGCTGTGTTCCGGTTCGCGCAACTGTCGATGCCAACGCCGTGCCAATCCTATTCTCCTGGCCGTCGCGTGGGCGCCTGCTCGATGGGGTTAAAACGCCCGCGGATCACATTGTTCGTTTCACAAAACGACAGGGCCCTTCGATTGTCCCGTTTGATCGCACGCGGTGGTACCCGGCTGGGTGCGATCGCCTTGTCACGGGAGGAGTATCGGCGTCAGCTTGTAGGCTTGTCAGACGTAACTGTCCTGGATCTCAGCGCCTTAAGCTCAGGCGACCGTATCGATCATGCGCTTTATGCCAACAGTCCGGCCGCCGTTCGGCTGATCGGCGATCGCCTTCTCCATGGCCAGGTATTCGATGACTGGGCCGCCGCAGATGCCGGGATGGCGCTCGACGCCATGGGGTCGGCGGGGATCATGAGCAACACGACGACGACCTTGCTTGTCATACCCATAGGAATGAAGGCCGCCGAGAGTATGGATATCTCCCCTCACCCTGTGCTGAAGAGTCTCTGCATCGCGGGTGCTGCGGCGTTCCTGACGCCAATCGCGACGACATGCAACATGCTCGTGATGGGCCCCGGGGATACATATTCGGTGACTACTGGAAGCTTGGACTGCCGCTCACAATCTGGTTCTCCGTTGTCGCGGTATTTTTCGTGCCGCTCGTCTGCGGTTCAGACTTCGCCGGACCACGATCGTTGGAAGCAGGCCGAGAGGCTGTGCGAGGAATTTTTCCTGCCCCAATCGGCAATGACAATGGTTTACATGGGACCTGCGGCACAGTTTTTGGACGCTCCGCCGATTGCAATAACTCTCTAA
- a CDS encoding YMGG-like glycine zipper-containing protein produces the protein MRKFVLAAGACTLLVAGCTSTEQRVAGTAAIGAGTGAVIGGLAGGSRGALVGAAVGGGTGAVVGAATAQRECAARDRWGNPVRDNRGRPVMVRC, from the coding sequence ATGCGCAAATTTGTCCTCGCTGCTGGCGCGTGCACCCTACTCGTTGCCGGATGCACCTCGACCGAACAGCGCGTGGCCGGCACGGCCGCGATTGGAGCAGGCACGGGTGCGGTCATCGGCGGCCTCGCGGGAGGTAGCCGTGGCGCGCTTGTCGGGGCGGCAGTCGGTGGGGGGACTGGCGCCGTTGTCGGCGCCGCGACTGCCCAACGTGAATGCGCGGCACGCGACCGCTGGGGAAACCCGGTCCGTGACAACAGAGGGCGGCCGGTCATGGTCCGCTGCTGA
- a CDS encoding AI-2E family transporter — translation MASPKVLVPLWIMAFVALVWVLQSAAAVIAPVASAFFIIAIAWPLQCGLQRFLPKLAALAITVFIIAFAFLAFASITSWGFGRVIRSTVADIGRFQLLYSQVAAWLEGHGIEIGGLWAEHVNAGSILRTLQSVTQRLNTMFSFWVVVIVYVLLGLLDTETVGRNARKALSPGAAAVLIDGSAITASKLRHYMLVRSLMSLATGLMVWALATAFGLRFAAEWGAIAFALNYIPFIGPFIATLLPTIYALAQFGSPQSALLIFAGLNVIQFIIGSYIEPRVAGYALAITPFIVLFSVFFWAFIWGAFGAFIGVPITIAILTYCAQAPSTRWIATLLGSPAPYSEGQQS, via the coding sequence ATGGCGTCACCAAAGGTTCTCGTACCTCTCTGGATCATGGCATTCGTCGCCCTTGTGTGGGTGCTTCAATCCGCTGCGGCGGTGATCGCACCTGTCGCCAGCGCTTTTTTCATCATAGCGATTGCCTGGCCTCTGCAATGTGGCCTTCAACGGTTTCTCCCGAAACTGGCCGCATTGGCCATCACGGTTTTTATCATAGCCTTCGCTTTCCTGGCATTCGCATCAATTACGAGTTGGGGCTTCGGCCGCGTCATCCGTTCGACGGTGGCGGACATCGGTCGCTTTCAGTTGCTCTACAGTCAGGTTGCCGCTTGGCTCGAAGGTCATGGCATCGAAATTGGAGGGCTGTGGGCGGAGCATGTCAATGCGGGTTCGATCCTGCGAACGCTCCAGAGCGTCACCCAGCGCCTGAACACCATGTTTTCGTTCTGGGTCGTGGTGATTGTCTACGTGTTGTTGGGTCTTTTGGACACGGAAACTGTCGGCAGAAACGCCCGTAAGGCGCTGAGCCCAGGGGCCGCCGCCGTATTAATCGACGGAAGCGCCATCACGGCCTCCAAATTGCGCCATTACATGCTGGTAAGGTCATTGATGAGCCTGGCGACAGGCCTAATGGTATGGGCGCTGGCAACCGCATTCGGCTTGCGATTCGCGGCCGAATGGGGCGCTATTGCGTTCGCGCTGAACTACATACCTTTCATCGGTCCGTTCATTGCGACGCTTCTGCCCACCATATATGCCCTTGCGCAATTCGGATCGCCGCAATCAGCCCTGCTGATTTTCGCCGGCCTCAATGTCATTCAGTTCATCATCGGCAGCTATATAGAGCCACGCGTCGCCGGCTATGCGCTGGCGATCACCCCATTCATCGTGTTGTTCTCGGTATTCTTCTGGGCGTTCATATGGGGTGCTTTCGGCGCCTTCATAGGCGTGCCGATCACCATCGCGATCCTGACTTATTGCGCGCAAGCGCCGTCGACCCGATGGATCGCCACGTTGCTGGGTTCTCCAGCTCCGTATTCTGAAGGGCAGCAAAGCTAA
- a CDS encoding DUF1269 domain-containing protein: protein MSDLIAIVYPDEQKAEEVRQRLLELQKEYLITIGDAVIATKTETGKVKLNQLMNTTASGAVSGSFWGLLVGVLFLNPLIGMAVGAASGALGGALADVGVNDQFMRDLSNNLQPGNAALFVLIQNMTADKVLKEIQGFGGHVLRTSLDETKEQVLRDALQRVSAVSEPDAAPAE from the coding sequence ATGTCCGACTTGATTGCCATCGTTTATCCAGACGAACAGAAGGCCGAAGAGGTCCGTCAGCGGCTGCTGGAGTTGCAGAAGGAATACCTGATCACAATCGGCGATGCGGTAATTGCCACGAAGACCGAAACCGGAAAGGTCAAGCTCAATCAACTTATGAACACGACGGCATCCGGCGCCGTATCGGGCAGCTTCTGGGGCTTGCTGGTCGGAGTCCTGTTCCTGAACCCTCTGATAGGCATGGCCGTAGGCGCCGCATCCGGTGCGCTCGGCGGCGCTTTGGCCGATGTCGGCGTCAACGACCAGTTCATGCGGGATCTGTCGAACAACCTCCAGCCCGGCAACGCGGCGCTGTTCGTGCTCATACAGAATATGACCGCCGACAAGGTGCTGAAAGAAATCCAGGGCTTTGGCGGTCATGTACTCAGGACGTCGCTTGACGAAACCAAGGAGCAAGTCCTGCGGGACGCACTTCAGCGTGTTTCTGCCGTTTCGGAACCCGATGCAGCGCCTGCTGAATAG
- a CDS encoding alpha/beta-hydrolase family protein — protein MPRRFLRSLSAGGLVLGTLFFAASLTPSLIPRTYLVQGALSGACFAAGYGIGVAWRWLWRYMELPEPRDRYLRAIKISAAFICTAIATGFLWQSSAWQNSIRAMMGLAPVTRAHSIEICLIAIVSFLALILLARLFTIVVRRLSHLAESFMPPRVARVIGISAAIVLFWTVANGFLLQTALHAIDSTYAELDGLFEPEQERPAEPFVTGSSASLLSWNELGRTGRRFIASGPTAAQIGALTEKPALSPIRVYAGLPAGETAGQRAKLALEELKRVGGFDRSILVVITPTGTGWVDPSAIDSLEYLHDGDVASVAMQYSYLSSPLSLIIEPDYGAEAARALFSVVYAYWTSLPKNHRPKLYLHGLSLGAMNSERSANFFEIIGDPIQGAVWSGPPFESSVWRQITEARNLGTPVWLPRFGDGSMFRFMNQNGSSVPADAPWGPVRIVYLQYASDAITFFDYRDAYRRPVWMYAPRGPDVSPQLRWFPVVTMLQLAFDMAVANSAPMGYGHVFAPEHYVDAWLDVTAPEGWAADRVARLKEHLIHRSGR, from the coding sequence ATGCCTCGACGGTTCTTGAGGTCTCTTTCTGCCGGCGGCCTCGTGCTGGGCACGCTGTTTTTTGCCGCCTCGCTCACGCCCAGCCTCATTCCTAGGACATATCTGGTTCAAGGTGCGCTCTCGGGAGCATGCTTTGCTGCTGGTTATGGCATCGGTGTCGCGTGGCGCTGGTTGTGGCGATACATGGAGTTGCCGGAGCCGCGCGATCGATATCTCAGGGCAATCAAGATTTCGGCCGCCTTTATATGCACCGCTATAGCCACAGGATTTCTATGGCAGTCGAGCGCATGGCAGAACTCTATCCGCGCAATGATGGGACTTGCGCCAGTCACGAGAGCGCATTCGATCGAGATATGTCTGATTGCCATCGTCTCCTTCCTCGCACTCATACTCCTTGCGCGCCTCTTCACGATTGTGGTCCGTCGGTTGTCGCACCTCGCCGAAAGTTTCATGCCGCCGCGTGTTGCACGAGTGATTGGGATTTCAGCCGCTATCGTGCTGTTCTGGACGGTCGCGAACGGCTTCCTCTTGCAAACCGCGTTGCATGCGATCGATTCCACTTATGCCGAGCTCGACGGGCTTTTCGAACCGGAGCAGGAACGCCCGGCAGAGCCGTTTGTAACGGGCAGCTCTGCTTCGCTGCTCTCATGGAATGAACTCGGTCGCACAGGCCGTCGGTTTATTGCGAGCGGACCGACGGCAGCCCAGATCGGGGCTTTGACCGAAAAGCCGGCACTTTCTCCAATCCGGGTCTACGCCGGGCTCCCTGCGGGCGAGACTGCCGGGCAGCGAGCCAAGCTGGCGCTCGAGGAACTGAAAAGGGTCGGCGGCTTCGATCGTTCAATACTGGTCGTGATCACGCCGACAGGAACGGGTTGGGTGGACCCGTCCGCGATTGACTCGCTCGAATATCTTCACGACGGCGATGTGGCTAGCGTGGCCATGCAGTATTCTTATCTGTCCAGCCCGCTATCTCTCATTATCGAACCGGATTATGGAGCGGAAGCGGCACGAGCGCTGTTTTCCGTCGTATACGCTTACTGGACAAGCCTTCCGAAGAACCATCGCCCTAAGCTGTACCTTCATGGGCTCAGCCTTGGTGCGATGAATTCGGAGCGCTCGGCGAACTTCTTCGAAATCATAGGCGACCCAATTCAGGGCGCCGTTTGGAGCGGCCCGCCTTTTGAAAGCAGCGTCTGGAGGCAGATAACCGAGGCGAGAAATTTGGGGACGCCAGTGTGGCTCCCGCGGTTCGGCGACGGATCGATGTTCCGGTTCATGAACCAGAACGGCTCGAGCGTCCCTGCGGATGCGCCATGGGGACCGGTGCGCATCGTCTACCTGCAATATGCAAGCGACGCCATCACCTTCTTCGACTACCGGGACGCCTATCGGCGCCCCGTCTGGATGTACGCGCCGCGCGGGCCGGATGTCTCACCTCAACTGCGATGGTTTCCGGTGGTGACAATGCTCCAACTGGCTTTCGACATGGCTGTCGCAAATTCCGCCCCGATGGGATACGGCCATGTCTTTGCGCCAGAGCACTACGTCGACGCATGGCTCGACGTCACTGCTCCGGAAGGCTGGGCCGCCGATCGTGTTGCACGCCTCAAGGAACACCTCATTCATCGCAGCGGTCGATAA
- a CDS encoding helix-turn-helix domain-containing protein translates to MFEAPNWYARKYNSVVARTLESDPDAEFRIQQIGTQRHTSRLVTIDYSDAFVLDLRDKGGIAMSGAINDDALTAVFLWGESTTFNGERSEIPRLRVLGPGTAFNLEMRGRYRLMRIGLRGSAFASLRTESASHQNRPSWLSPGIHEQRLPPTKELELQQKLLRTVAFAEAAAQRACDLSASLGVAANEAGAALALVLSGTAELPAPNLGSVDRRNIVDATLTILEANPRNPVSVSAICGMLGISERTLERAFQERLGVNPRAYERERRLRAAHGLVLLEGDRLSITDIAMSFGFWHLGRFAGAYAALFGCSPSETRRRIWGAPQEEGHFRLIAATNGDLKPVSQQIRAGTDLTGSHLVVSESG, encoded by the coding sequence ATGTTCGAGGCACCAAATTGGTACGCGCGTAAATACAACTCCGTCGTGGCCCGCACTCTCGAGTCCGATCCCGATGCAGAATTCCGTATCCAGCAGATCGGTACGCAGCGCCATACATCGCGTCTGGTGACCATCGACTATAGCGACGCGTTCGTCCTCGACTTGCGGGACAAGGGTGGTATCGCGATGTCGGGAGCGATTAATGACGATGCGTTGACTGCGGTATTTCTTTGGGGAGAAAGTACCACTTTCAACGGGGAACGGAGCGAGATTCCGAGGTTGCGGGTCCTGGGTCCGGGAACGGCATTCAACCTAGAGATGCGCGGTCGCTATCGCCTCATGCGGATCGGTTTGCGTGGCTCCGCATTCGCTTCGTTGCGGACAGAATCCGCTTCTCACCAGAACCGGCCAAGCTGGTTGAGCCCAGGGATACACGAGCAGCGCCTGCCCCCGACAAAGGAACTGGAACTTCAGCAGAAGCTGCTTCGGACAGTCGCGTTCGCGGAAGCCGCCGCACAGCGCGCATGCGACCTTAGTGCAAGCTTAGGGGTTGCGGCGAACGAGGCGGGCGCTGCGCTCGCGCTGGTGCTCTCCGGCACCGCAGAGCTGCCCGCCCCTAACCTCGGTTCTGTCGATCGGCGCAATATCGTTGATGCCACGCTCACCATCCTCGAGGCAAACCCGCGCAATCCGGTATCGGTCAGTGCTATCTGCGGAATGCTGGGCATCAGCGAGCGGACGTTGGAGCGTGCCTTTCAGGAGCGTCTGGGAGTAAATCCTCGTGCCTACGAGCGGGAGCGCCGACTCCGGGCGGCGCACGGCCTCGTCCTTTTGGAAGGCGATCGGCTCTCGATTACCGACATCGCGATGAGCTTCGGCTTCTGGCATCTGGGCCGCTTCGCCGGAGCCTATGCGGCGCTCTTCGGATGCTCGCCGAGCGAGACACGGCGGCGTATCTGGGGCGCGCCGCAGGAAGAAGGACATTTCCGCTTGATCGCTGCCACGAACGGCGACCTTAAGCCTGTTTCCCAGCAGATCCGCGCCGGTACCGATCTCACTGGCAGCCATTTGGTCGTGTCGGAAAGTGGATAG
- a CDS encoding AraC family transcriptional regulator, with the protein MDARIRSAGIPSNPFADQPLRCAIDMSTSSVQAREQFDLFRSWHEGVFNLQLLKAAQASFQFRQRIWQLGDLTLLSAKCPGPGYVIRWEHRKRPLVNHLMLLVPFKRSAGGTMLAGKPVFSCLALPEVGSGSYDLVVALFLPLPPQATDPLGLKVGDAALSFLADYLLMLYRSLPHLRDGDIPHIVTATKSLIAAALRPSNDPLSAAEGPIAAVITARIARIFMERLADRDLTPDKLCRAVGVSRSQLYRIFEPAGGVSNYIRRKRLLKTHDALADSSNSRTISSIAQEWGFADASTYSRMFKSEFGMSPKEARELGWQGIGHSAWLSADQPVKDVGSLCNLLINNSLGLSLSSKR; encoded by the coding sequence ATGGACGCGCGGATACGCTCAGCCGGCATTCCCTCAAATCCATTCGCCGATCAGCCTCTCCGTTGTGCCATCGACATGAGCACTTCGTCGGTACAGGCCAGAGAACAATTCGACCTTTTCCGGAGCTGGCACGAGGGGGTTTTCAACCTCCAGCTTCTAAAGGCTGCCCAAGCTTCATTTCAGTTCCGCCAGCGGATATGGCAACTGGGCGATCTGACGCTGCTCTCCGCCAAATGTCCCGGCCCTGGCTACGTTATTAGATGGGAGCATCGAAAGAGGCCGCTTGTGAACCATTTGATGCTGCTTGTGCCGTTCAAAAGGTCTGCTGGTGGCACGATGCTGGCGGGAAAACCGGTTTTTAGTTGCCTGGCACTGCCTGAGGTCGGGTCGGGCAGCTACGATCTTGTCGTCGCGCTCTTTCTACCGCTCCCCCCGCAGGCAACCGATCCGCTAGGACTCAAAGTCGGTGATGCTGCATTGAGCTTCCTCGCGGACTACCTGCTCATGCTATATCGCTCTCTTCCCCATCTTAGAGATGGAGATATACCGCACATCGTCACGGCGACGAAAAGCCTTATTGCTGCGGCCCTTAGACCTTCCAACGACCCCCTATCGGCGGCAGAGGGGCCGATAGCTGCAGTTATCACCGCACGTATTGCCCGAATCTTCATGGAGAGGCTTGCAGACCGTGATTTGACGCCAGACAAGCTCTGCCGCGCGGTAGGCGTCTCACGGTCCCAGCTCTATCGAATATTCGAGCCGGCGGGAGGGGTTTCCAATTATATCCGTCGCAAGCGGCTGCTCAAGACGCACGACGCTCTGGCGGACAGTTCGAACAGCCGAACGATCTCCAGCATTGCCCAGGAATGGGGATTTGCCGATGCCTCGACCTACAGCCGGATGTTCAAATCGGAATTCGGGATGTCTCCCAAGGAGGCGCGCGAACTCGGTTGGCAGGGCATCGGGCACTCCGCCTGGCTGAGTGCAGATCAGCCGGTGAAAGATGTCGGTAGCCTGTGCAATCTTCTGATCAACAATTCCCTTGGGTTATCACTGTCTTCCAAGCGATGA
- a CDS encoding helix-turn-helix domain-containing protein, with the protein MQDNAQTEEAANGIGAAGPLRCTIDIDTSSAPPAEQFDLFQSWHSSLADVELLCEEFDSFPARERVWQLGSLALAFIEYPGTGYRRRCSSKKNPVLDHWVLSIPHTIPPEGGPARTGQLRWHCLAAAHQDEAEDDGVLCLFFPRNFAFSQPFTLDIRPEMAAFLTDYVLLLHGSFPNRAENDVPYMASATTNLLAACIKPSRDYFFVAQGPIDAVIMARAKKLVAARLADRDLTPDKLCQELGISRSRLYRIFEPVGGVSHYIRRQRLLKTRDALGDSTDGSPIASIAERWGFMDPSTYSRTFKKEFGISPKDARAAGWLGINDTSSAGRPHDVPVSLSSILMNS; encoded by the coding sequence ATGCAGGATAATGCACAAACCGAGGAAGCAGCCAACGGGATCGGGGCCGCCGGGCCGCTGCGTTGTACCATCGATATCGATACCTCGTCGGCGCCGCCCGCCGAACAGTTCGATCTTTTCCAAAGTTGGCATTCGAGCCTTGCCGACGTCGAATTGCTTTGCGAGGAGTTCGATTCATTCCCCGCGCGGGAACGGGTGTGGCAACTGGGCAGCCTCGCCCTCGCTTTCATTGAATATCCCGGAACCGGCTATCGCCGGCGCTGTAGCAGCAAGAAGAACCCGGTCCTGGATCATTGGGTACTGTCCATACCGCACACAATCCCGCCGGAAGGCGGGCCGGCTCGGACAGGGCAATTGCGCTGGCACTGCCTAGCGGCAGCGCATCAGGATGAAGCCGAGGACGACGGCGTGCTTTGCCTTTTCTTTCCACGGAATTTCGCGTTTTCGCAGCCATTCACGCTCGACATCCGCCCGGAGATGGCGGCATTCCTCACCGATTACGTGCTGCTGTTGCACGGCTCCTTCCCTAACCGCGCCGAGAACGATGTGCCGTACATGGCATCCGCAACCACCAATCTGCTCGCCGCTTGCATCAAGCCATCCCGGGATTACTTTTTCGTGGCCCAAGGCCCGATCGATGCGGTCATCATGGCCCGCGCCAAGAAACTCGTCGCAGCAAGACTTGCTGACCGGGATCTGACCCCCGACAAGCTCTGTCAGGAACTTGGCATTTCACGCTCACGCCTCTATCGGATTTTCGAGCCGGTGGGAGGCGTGTCGCACTATATTCGGCGCCAGCGGCTGCTTAAGACGAGGGATGCTCTGGGTGACAGCACCGACGGAAGCCCGATCGCGAGCATCGCCGAAAGATGGGGCTTCATGGACCCTTCAACCTACAGCCGGACATTCAAAAAGGAATTTGGCATTTCACCCAAGGATGCACGCGCAGCCGGCTGGCTTGGCATCAACGATACATCTTCCGCGGGGCGACCGCACGATGTTCCAGTTTCGCTAAGCAGCATTCTGATGAACAGCTAG
- a CDS encoding TrbC/VirB2 family protein: MITVCFVLMASQPAVAGGGGGLPGEGPLQQIQQSITGPVAGFIALAAVAVAGGMLIFGGELNDFARRLMYVVLVAGILLGATRIAGLFEASGASIGNIEATLPSTPSIVEEGRGHG, translated from the coding sequence CTGATTACGGTTTGCTTCGTTTTGATGGCGAGCCAACCCGCTGTCGCGGGTGGCGGAGGTGGCTTGCCCGGGGAAGGTCCGCTGCAGCAGATCCAGCAGTCGATTACCGGGCCGGTGGCCGGGTTCATCGCCTTGGCGGCCGTCGCGGTTGCCGGAGGCATGCTGATCTTCGGCGGCGAACTCAACGACTTCGCGCGCCGGCTTATGTATGTGGTGCTGGTAGCCGGCATCCTGCTCGGCGCGACCCGTATTGCAGGGTTGTTCGAAGCGTCGGGCGCATCGATCGGCAACATAGAAGCCACGCTCCCGTCGACACCTTCAATTGTGGAGGAGGGGAGGGGACATGGCTGA
- a CDS encoding ATPase, T2SS/T4P/T4SS family, with protein MARLLKSTMRLRPRPDCRRGGPRRRRAHAHQEWNTGHPGGLTTIHANNAKSALRRLEQLTPEVSQQPMREVIGEAIDLVVSIERTPPGHGRIVRDIVDVERFADGEHQIERVIQEE; from the coding sequence ATGGCCAGGCTTCTCAAATCGACCATGCGCCTTCGTCCCCGACCGGATTGTCGTCGGGGAGGTCCGCGACGGCGCCGCGCTCACGCTCATCAAGAATGGAATACCGGACATCCGGGTGGGCTCACCACCATCCACGCCAACAATGCGAAGTCGGCGTTGCGCCGTTTGGAGCAACTGACCCCAGAAGTCAGCCAGCAGCCGATGCGCGAGGTGATTGGCGAAGCAATCGATCTGGTCGTCTCGATCGAGCGCACACCGCCTGGCCATGGCCGCATCGTGCGCGACATCGTCGACGTCGAGCGATTCGCCGATGGCGAACATCAGATCGAGCGGGTCATACAGGAAGAGTGA
- a CDS encoding ATPase, T2SS/T4P/T4SS family, which translates to MTSGAAEIIIGSVAHALGSEVDDDRPIVSGELPIDGYRFEGLLPPVVAAPAVKIRRRASRLIPLADYVRDGIMTAEQARTIQNAVSSRFNIVVSGGTGPVRSHLPMRSCRKSHTRRQTRGW; encoded by the coding sequence ATGACATCGGGCGCGGCCGAGATCATCATCGGCAGTGTCGCTCACGCTCTAGGCTCCGAGGTCGACGACGACCGACCGATCGTATCAGGCGAGTTGCCGATCGACGGCTACCGGTTTGAGGGTCTTTTGCCTCCGGTCGTCGCCGCTCCAGCCGTCAAGATCCGCCGGCGAGCGTCCCGGCTCATTCCACTTGCCGACTATGTCCGCGACGGGATCATGACCGCTGAGCAGGCGCGTACAATACAAAATGCGGTCTCGTCCCGCTTCAACATCGTCGTCTCCGGCGGAACGGGTCCGGTAAGATCACACTTGCCAATGCGATCTTGCAGGAAATCGCACACGAGGCGACAGACCAGAGGCTGGTGA
- the repA gene encoding plasmid partitioning protein RepA, producing MVTQVTGTDLDFDEEILEQGELISDKLNMLRLEQYAPDGEKGLRLFSLGEVAEFLGVTQNHIKKLHLEGKGPAPQVSASGRRSYTAEQMLELRQFLDKHGRTDIRRYVPRRRAGEELQVVSIVNFKGGSGKTTTAAHLAQFLALTGHRVLAIDLDPQASLSALHGIQPELDKNPSLFEAIRYDDKRRSIKEIIQPTNFPGLDIVPANLELQEYEYETPLAAINKSSPEGRLFFTRISQALREVEDRYDVVVIDCPPQLGYLTLTALTASTSVLITVHPQMLDVMSMSQFLLMLGGILQSIKGAGARVRLKWFRYLVTRYEPTDGPQSQMVGFMQAMFGKRVLENQMLKSTAVSDAGITKQTLYEVERSQFTRTTYDRAIESLNAVNAEIVSLIHKAWGRK from the coding sequence ATTGTGACGCAAGTTACCGGCACAGACCTCGATTTTGACGAGGAGATTCTTGAGCAAGGGGAGTTGATCTCCGACAAGCTCAATATGCTCCGTCTGGAGCAGTATGCTCCGGACGGGGAGAAGGGATTACGCCTTTTTTCGCTCGGAGAGGTCGCTGAGTTTCTTGGCGTCACGCAAAACCACATCAAGAAACTGCACCTGGAGGGCAAAGGTCCCGCGCCACAAGTTTCTGCCTCAGGACGGCGATCCTATACGGCAGAACAGATGCTCGAGCTTCGACAGTTCCTCGACAAACACGGTCGTACGGACATCAGGCGCTATGTCCCTCGGCGCCGTGCCGGCGAGGAGCTGCAGGTGGTGTCGATCGTGAACTTCAAAGGTGGCAGCGGCAAGACGACGACTGCTGCGCATCTGGCGCAATTTCTCGCGCTCACCGGGCATCGAGTTCTCGCGATTGATCTCGACCCCCAGGCATCGCTCTCGGCACTCCACGGGATTCAGCCCGAGCTCGACAAGAACCCCTCACTCTTCGAAGCGATACGCTACGACGACAAGCGGCGCTCCATCAAGGAGATCATTCAGCCCACGAATTTCCCCGGCCTTGATATCGTTCCCGCGAATCTGGAGCTGCAGGAGTATGAATACGAGACCCCGTTAGCCGCTATCAACAAAAGCTCCCCTGAGGGGCGACTGTTCTTTACGCGCATCTCTCAGGCCCTCAGGGAGGTGGAAGACCGATACGACGTCGTTGTGATCGATTGCCCTCCTCAACTGGGGTATCTGACGTTAACCGCTCTCACCGCTTCAACATCGGTCCTTATCACTGTCCATCCTCAGATGCTGGATGTGATGTCCATGAGCCAGTTCCTGTTGATGCTCGGTGGAATCCTTCAGTCGATTAAGGGCGCGGGTGCCAGAGTGCGTTTGAAATGGTTCCGCTATCTGGTCACACGCTATGAACCAACAGATGGGCCGCAGTCTCAGATGGTAGGCTTCATGCAGGCGATGTTCGGGAAACGTGTCCTCGAAAACCAGATGCTGAAGTCCACGGCGGTTTCTGACGCTGGGATTACCAAACAGACACTCTATGAAGTGGAGCGCAGTCAATTCACACGCACCACCTACGATCGCGCCATCGAGTCACTCAACGCCGTCAACGCCGAGATTGTGTCGCTGATCCATAAGGCGTGGGGGCGGAAATGA